A window from Mycobacteriales bacterium encodes these proteins:
- a CDS encoding FAD-dependent oxidoreductase, producing the protein MSRERVAVVGAGVAGLTAAYLLQRRYDVTLFECEPRLGGHAHTHDVLTADAGLLAVDTGFLVHNADTYPRLIQLFAELEVATRPTEMSMSVSCAQCGLEYAGARGLTGLFPTAGALGRARYLRMLTEVPRFHRAARRHLASGDDSTTLGEFARAQRHSAYFVSHFLVPLVSAVWSAAPGDSLRYPARYLFAFLSNHGALSVTGSPQWRVVVGGSRTYVERAAKQLTAVRDSTPVRTIARHPDGVTIRDDGDDRHEFSRVVIATHADTALSLLADPTAAETKALGAFGYSSNPTVLHTDTSVLPRSRNARASWNYRLPSCAAATDHVTVSYDLTRLQHLPTAVPHLATLNPGGQIAAEAMISEMTYEHPIFTRESVAAQALLPALNTARTAYAGAYHGWGFHEDGCRSGAQAAASFGASW; encoded by the coding sequence GTGAGCAGAGAACGGGTCGCCGTTGTCGGGGCAGGCGTGGCGGGGCTGACCGCCGCCTACCTGCTCCAGCGCCGGTACGACGTGACGCTGTTCGAGTGCGAGCCCCGCCTCGGCGGGCACGCCCACACCCATGACGTGCTCACCGCCGACGCCGGACTGCTGGCCGTCGACACCGGCTTCCTGGTGCACAACGCCGACACCTATCCCCGGCTGATCCAGCTGTTCGCCGAGCTGGAGGTGGCGACCCGCCCCACCGAGATGAGCATGTCCGTCTCCTGCGCGCAGTGCGGCTTGGAGTACGCCGGGGCCCGCGGGCTGACCGGCCTGTTCCCCACTGCCGGCGCCCTCGGCCGGGCGCGCTACCTGCGCATGCTCACCGAGGTCCCCCGGTTTCATCGCGCGGCACGACGCCACCTGGCCTCGGGTGACGACTCGACCACGCTGGGTGAGTTCGCGAGGGCGCAGCGGCACTCGGCCTACTTCGTCTCGCACTTCCTCGTCCCGTTGGTGTCCGCGGTGTGGTCGGCGGCACCCGGCGACTCGCTGCGCTACCCGGCGCGCTACCTGTTCGCGTTCCTGTCCAACCACGGCGCACTCAGCGTGACCGGGTCGCCGCAGTGGCGGGTCGTGGTCGGCGGCAGCCGCACGTACGTCGAGCGTGCCGCCAAGCAGCTGACAGCGGTACGCGACTCGACGCCGGTTCGCACGATCGCCCGCCACCCGGACGGTGTCACCATTCGCGACGACGGCGACGACCGACACGAGTTCAGCCGGGTCGTCATCGCGACACACGCCGACACGGCGTTGTCACTACTGGCCGACCCCACCGCCGCCGAGACGAAAGCGCTCGGCGCCTTCGGCTACTCGTCCAACCCGACCGTGTTGCACACCGACACGTCGGTGCTGCCACGATCACGCAACGCCCGCGCTTCGTGGAACTACCGGCTGCCGTCGTGCGCCGCGGCGACCGACCACGTCACGGTGTCCTATGACCTCACCCGGCTGCAGCACCTGCCGACAGCGGTGCCGCATCTGGCGACTCTCAACCCTGGCGGGCAGATCGCGGCAGAGGCAATGATCAGCGAGATGACTTACGAACACCCGATCTTCACGCGAGAGTCGGTGGCCGCGCAGGCCCTGCTGCCCGCCTTGAACACGGCGCGGACGGCCTACGCGGGGGCTTATCACGGGTGGGGGTTCCACGAGGACGGCTGCCGGTCCGGCGCGCAGGCGGCGGCAAGCTTCGGGGCGT
- a CDS encoding sigma-70 family RNA polymerase sigma factor produces MRAESQEDAVLVRELAAGSEPALEALYARYGAACYRLAHRILADAQLAEDIVQQVFLALWQGSGYDPSRGALSTWLLGVTHHKAVDMVRREERRRADHLDSHAAGLPSAGPGPEDLAWEGLRAERTREALRELSAEHREVLLLAYYGGYTQSEIADLTGLALGTVKSRTLHAMRGLRARLASTLITEEDRPR; encoded by the coding sequence ATGCGCGCCGAGTCGCAGGAGGACGCAGTCCTCGTTCGTGAGCTGGCCGCGGGAAGCGAGCCGGCGCTCGAGGCGCTCTACGCCCGGTACGGCGCGGCTTGCTACCGCCTGGCCCACCGCATCCTCGCGGACGCCCAGCTCGCCGAGGACATCGTGCAGCAGGTGTTCCTCGCGCTCTGGCAGGGTTCCGGCTACGACCCGTCGCGGGGCGCGTTGAGCACGTGGCTGCTCGGCGTGACCCATCACAAGGCCGTCGACATGGTCCGGCGCGAGGAGCGCCGCCGTGCCGACCACCTCGACTCCCACGCAGCCGGGCTGCCCTCCGCCGGGCCGGGTCCGGAAGATCTGGCGTGGGAGGGGCTGCGCGCCGAGCGGACCCGCGAGGCGTTGCGCGAGCTGTCCGCGGAACACCGCGAAGTCCTGCTGCTCGCCTACTACGGCGGCTACACCCAGTCCGAGATCGCCGACCTCACCGGCCTGGCGCTCGGCACCGTCAAGAGCCGCACGTTGCACGCGATGCGAGGACTGCGCGCCCGCCTCGCCTCGACACTCATTACGGAGGAGGACAGGCCGCGATGA
- a CDS encoding anti-sigma factor, with amino-acid sequence MSGRADHSEWDELVAGQALHALDGADAARLATHLEGCPDCRAELDAHALTASHLASLADDAQTPPPPWSRIRAGVLAAATVDGSGVHDELAARRERRRPAQWLLASAAVVLVAAGATVTGWQVLGSQAGGSKQPAAIATCSAAGCAEIELRSADGVDRAAVIVSHGAVQVQPISLSKPAGGRTFVLWQLPRGGAPIPLGEFSSTTSASRPHRLAVSMAETTAFAVSSEPADVEPTAPTDVLALGGATA; translated from the coding sequence ATGAGCGGACGTGCCGACCACAGCGAGTGGGACGAGCTGGTCGCCGGGCAGGCGCTGCACGCCCTCGACGGCGCCGACGCGGCACGCCTCGCGACGCACCTCGAAGGTTGCCCGGACTGTCGGGCCGAGCTCGACGCGCACGCGTTGACCGCGTCGCACCTGGCCTCCCTCGCCGACGACGCGCAGACCCCCCCGCCGCCGTGGTCGCGGATCCGGGCCGGCGTACTCGCAGCAGCGACGGTGGATGGCAGCGGTGTCCACGACGAGCTCGCGGCACGCCGGGAACGGCGCCGGCCCGCGCAGTGGCTGCTCGCTTCCGCGGCCGTCGTGCTGGTCGCGGCGGGCGCCACAGTGACCGGTTGGCAGGTGCTCGGGTCGCAAGCGGGCGGCAGCAAGCAGCCGGCCGCGATCGCCACCTGCTCGGCGGCCGGATGTGCCGAGATCGAGCTGCGGTCCGCCGACGGCGTCGACCGCGCCGCGGTGATCGTGAGCCATGGCGCGGTCCAGGTTCAGCCGATCTCGCTGAGCAAGCCGGCGGGCGGACGTACGTTCGTCCTCTGGCAGCTTCCGCGTGGCGGTGCGCCGATCCCGCTGGGCGAGTTCAGCTCGACCACCTCGGCGTCACGCCCGCATCGGCTCGCCGTGTCCATGGCCGAGACGACGGCGTTCGCCGTCAGCAGCGAGCCCGCTGACGTCGAACCCACCGCGCCGACCGACGTCCTCGCGCTGGGCGGCGCGACAGCCTGA
- a CDS encoding acyl-CoA dehydrogenase yields the protein MSEPLPALPAEIDVAALRRVLDGRWQHVREQVRELLRDPMLKPRIGESMAQQRARVSEQLAAVARTDVPKLLFPKEVGGLGDTGGAVTGFEMQAHADLSLLVKSGVQWGLFGGAIRNLGNPEHHKRYLEDIMTLQLMGCFAMTETGHGSDVQSLGTTATYDAATGEFVVHTPDELATKNYIGNAACDGQVAVVFAQLQVGEDSHGVHALVVPIRDGAGNPMPGVTIEDDGYKAGLNGVDNGRLSFDQVRVPREALLDRFGAVSADGVYSSPIESASARFFTMLGTLVQGRISISGAALAASKNALTIAVRYSDRRCQFKAPGTDTEIPLLDYLAHQRLLLPALAQTYALTFAQAELVAELHDTPKDDEQGRRRLETFAAALKATSTWHASATVQACREACGGAGYLAENQLVGLRADLDVFTTFEGANTVLLQLAAKSLLTNYQAEFGDLDTIGTVRFAAEQIAEIVIERSGARGLIQRLVDAVPTRSADETDLLDREHQLALLGWRERHVLEGLARRLRKGFESDADPFEVFNQAQDQLLLAARAHIDARILEAFDSAISNVADPAVAALLNRVCDLHALSVIERERAWFLEHNRLTPTRSKAVTSTVNDLCHELRPYAGLLVDAFGIPDELITAPIAQR from the coding sequence ATGAGCGAACCACTTCCTGCCCTGCCCGCCGAGATCGACGTCGCGGCGCTGCGCCGTGTCCTCGACGGCCGCTGGCAGCACGTCCGCGAGCAGGTGCGCGAGTTGTTGAGGGACCCGATGTTGAAGCCGCGCATCGGCGAGTCGATGGCGCAGCAGCGGGCGCGGGTGAGCGAGCAGCTTGCAGCGGTGGCCCGCACCGACGTGCCGAAGCTGCTGTTCCCGAAGGAGGTCGGCGGGCTCGGCGACACCGGCGGCGCGGTGACCGGATTCGAGATGCAGGCGCACGCCGACCTGTCGTTGCTCGTGAAGTCCGGGGTGCAGTGGGGGCTGTTCGGCGGCGCGATCCGAAACCTCGGCAATCCCGAGCACCACAAGCGCTACCTCGAAGACATCATGACCTTGCAGCTCATGGGCTGCTTCGCGATGACGGAGACCGGCCACGGCTCGGACGTGCAGTCGCTCGGGACGACGGCGACGTACGACGCGGCCACCGGCGAGTTCGTCGTACACACTCCCGACGAGCTGGCCACCAAGAACTACATCGGCAACGCCGCCTGCGACGGGCAGGTCGCGGTCGTGTTCGCCCAGCTCCAGGTCGGCGAGGACAGCCACGGCGTCCACGCCCTCGTCGTCCCGATCCGGGACGGCGCCGGCAACCCGATGCCCGGCGTCACGATCGAAGACGACGGATACAAGGCCGGTCTCAACGGAGTCGACAACGGCCGGCTGTCCTTCGACCAGGTGCGCGTGCCCCGCGAGGCCCTGCTCGACCGGTTCGGCGCGGTGTCCGCCGACGGCGTCTACTCGAGCCCGATCGAGAGCGCCAGCGCGCGGTTCTTCACGATGCTCGGCACGCTGGTGCAGGGCCGGATCAGCATCTCCGGGGCCGCGCTGGCGGCGTCGAAGAACGCACTGACGATCGCGGTGCGCTACAGCGACCGCCGCTGCCAGTTCAAGGCGCCCGGGACCGACACCGAGATCCCGCTGCTGGACTACCTCGCCCACCAGCGACTCCTGTTGCCGGCGCTCGCCCAGACCTACGCGCTGACCTTCGCGCAAGCCGAGCTCGTCGCCGAGCTCCACGACACCCCCAAGGACGACGAGCAGGGCAGGCGGCGGCTGGAGACCTTCGCCGCCGCGCTCAAGGCGACCTCCACCTGGCACGCGTCGGCGACCGTCCAGGCCTGCCGCGAAGCCTGCGGCGGCGCGGGCTACCTTGCCGAGAACCAGCTGGTCGGGCTGCGCGCCGATCTGGACGTCTTCACGACTTTCGAAGGCGCCAACACCGTGCTGCTGCAGCTCGCCGCGAAGTCGCTGCTCACCAACTACCAGGCGGAGTTCGGCGATCTCGACACCATCGGCACGGTCCGGTTCGCGGCGGAGCAGATCGCAGAGATCGTCATCGAGCGGTCAGGGGCGCGGGGACTGATCCAGCGCCTGGTCGACGCGGTCCCGACCCGCAGCGCCGACGAGACCGACCTGCTCGACCGCGAGCACCAGCTGGCCCTGCTCGGCTGGCGCGAACGGCACGTCCTCGAAGGGCTCGCCCGGCGCCTGCGCAAGGGGTTCGAGTCCGACGCAGATCCGTTCGAGGTGTTCAACCAGGCTCAGGACCAGCTGCTGCTGGCGGCCCGGGCCCACATCGACGCCCGCATTCTCGAGGCGTTCGACTCGGCCATCAGCAACGTTGCCGATCCCGCGGTCGCGGCGCTGCTGAACCGGGTCTGCGACCTGCACGCACTGTCCGTGATCGAGCGCGAACGGGCGTGGTTCCTCGAGCACAACCGACTCACCCCCACCCGGAGCAAGGCCGTGACCAGCACCGTCAACGATCTCTGCCACGAGCTACGTCCGTACGCCGGGCTCCTCGTCGATGCCTTCGGCATCCCCGACGAGCTGATCACCGCCCCGATTGCCCAGCGATGA
- a CDS encoding mechanosensitive ion channel family protein: protein MRLLRKALPTRDVAARAVEVIEARMHPNFRNAVAAGVVALAALLAGNSVDGLHAHSSRRYVAIGLAVIFAVFGIVATRSAAREAARVAALRGGPGTATAVRLGVGAVGFVIVLLATLDLLNVRIERLLLGGAITGVIVGIAAQQSLGNLAAGVILLASRPFSVGQRVKVRSGSLGGTLEGCVTSIGLVYTWLDTDDGPVALPNLGLLSAAVGTVREPGRPSIVYPGDAARASRPIGRHTLVR, encoded by the coding sequence GTGAGACTGCTGCGCAAAGCCCTTCCTACGCGCGACGTCGCCGCCCGGGCGGTCGAGGTCATCGAGGCCCGGATGCACCCCAACTTCCGCAACGCGGTCGCGGCAGGCGTCGTGGCGCTCGCCGCGCTGCTCGCCGGCAACAGCGTCGACGGGTTGCACGCCCACTCGTCGCGTCGATACGTCGCTATCGGCCTGGCGGTCATCTTCGCGGTCTTCGGGATCGTCGCCACTCGAAGCGCGGCGCGAGAGGCCGCGCGGGTCGCCGCCCTGCGAGGCGGACCCGGCACCGCGACCGCGGTCCGGCTCGGTGTCGGCGCCGTCGGCTTCGTGATCGTGCTGCTCGCCACGCTCGACCTGCTCAACGTCCGCATCGAGCGGCTGCTGCTCGGCGGAGCGATCACCGGCGTGATCGTCGGCATCGCGGCCCAGCAGTCTCTCGGCAACCTCGCCGCCGGCGTCATCCTGCTGGCGTCCCGGCCCTTCAGCGTCGGGCAGCGAGTGAAGGTGCGCTCCGGCTCGCTCGGCGGGACACTCGAAGGCTGCGTGACCTCGATCGGCCTCGTCTACACCTGGCTGGACACCGACGACGGCCCGGTCGCGCTGCCGAACCTCGGTCTGTTGAGCGCGGCGGTCGGGACGGTTCGCGAGCCCGGCAGGCCTTCCATCGTTTACCCGGGTGACGCGGCCCGAGCGAGTCGGCCTATCGGACGGCACACTCTTGTCAGATGA
- a CDS encoding MarR family transcriptional regulator: protein MARAREEGKAGAGSALPIQAGPPELDCDGFASALLAASGLLVNISGRSVGEVDRRTTLTQFRTMAVLARGDINLSRLASELGVNVSTAMRSIDRLIAAGYATRQENPLSRREVVLCLTPEGKAFVGLVAERRRSAIERLLDAMPHESRAGLIAGLGAFVVTGEQAGIRPAAQSALGW from the coding sequence ATGGCCAGGGCTCGAGAAGAGGGCAAGGCGGGGGCGGGCAGCGCGCTGCCCATTCAGGCGGGTCCGCCTGAGCTCGACTGCGATGGGTTCGCCTCGGCGCTGCTCGCCGCGTCGGGGCTGCTGGTCAACATCTCCGGGCGTTCGGTCGGGGAGGTCGATCGCCGTACGACGCTGACCCAGTTCCGGACGATGGCCGTCCTCGCCCGGGGGGACATCAATCTGTCGCGGCTCGCCAGCGAGCTGGGCGTCAACGTCTCCACCGCGATGCGCAGCATCGACCGGTTGATCGCGGCCGGCTACGCGACCAGGCAGGAGAACCCGCTCAGCCGCCGCGAGGTGGTGCTGTGCCTGACCCCGGAGGGCAAGGCGTTCGTAGGTCTCGTGGCGGAACGCCGCCGCTCCGCTATCGAGCGGCTGCTCGACGCGATGCCGCACGAGTCGCGGGCCGGCCTGATCGCGGGGCTGGGGGCGTTCGTGGTCACGGGTGAGCAGGCGGGGATCCGGCCCGCGGCGCAATCCGCGCTGGGGTGGTGA
- a CDS encoding carboxymuconolactone decarboxylase family protein: MTDAPTATRIAPSDRETTQPLLNIFRTLSRNRDLYKAFLALGGHLLRGEALPAREREIVILRAGWNCASEYEFGQHTVLGAAAGLSEQEIAALAEAAAVDWSEDDRALIAMVDELCSADVVGEGTWQALSHRWNDEQLLELLVLAGFYRLVSGLLNSAGVALEATTPGWPPAAQPRRRAPRDGEPS, translated from the coding sequence ATGACCGACGCGCCCACCGCGACCAGAATCGCGCCCAGCGATCGCGAGACCACTCAGCCGCTGCTCAACATCTTCCGCACGCTGTCCCGCAACCGCGACCTCTACAAGGCGTTCCTCGCCCTCGGCGGCCACCTGCTGCGCGGCGAGGCGCTGCCGGCGCGCGAGCGGGAGATCGTGATCCTGCGGGCGGGCTGGAACTGCGCGTCGGAGTACGAGTTCGGTCAGCACACCGTCCTCGGCGCAGCGGCCGGCCTCAGCGAGCAGGAGATCGCAGCGCTCGCAGAGGCCGCAGCGGTCGACTGGAGCGAGGACGATCGGGCGCTGATCGCGATGGTCGACGAGCTGTGCTCCGCCGACGTGGTCGGCGAGGGCACGTGGCAGGCGTTGAGTCACCGTTGGAACGACGAGCAGCTGCTCGAGCTCCTCGTGCTGGCGGGGTTCTATCGCCTGGTGTCGGGGCTGCTCAACAGCGCCGGGGTCGCGCTGGAGGCAACGACGCCGGGATGGCCGCCGGCCGCCCAGCCGCGCCGCCGCGCGCCGCGTGACGGCGAACCGTCGTGA
- a CDS encoding SDR family oxidoreductase, with amino-acid sequence MSGALAGRRLLVIGGGTREIGDPDAPPGNGRAIAILAAREGAAVAVTDIDAQAARRTAELAAAEGVAAHHLASDAADPASGAEATAWAEQQLGGLDALVLNVGIGAGRRIDGTTAQEWDTVFAVNVRAHFLTLQAALPLMGEGSSTVLISSIAGLRPGSGIPSYDASKAAQIGLMRQAAREAARTGGRVNVVAPGLIDTPLGRLATLGRPNRASTRVPLGRQGTPWEVAATVVFLLSDAASYITGQTIAVDGGLTTIG; translated from the coding sequence GTGAGCGGCGCGCTCGCCGGTCGCCGGCTGCTGGTCATCGGCGGCGGCACGCGTGAGATCGGAGACCCTGACGCGCCGCCCGGCAACGGCCGCGCGATCGCGATCCTCGCCGCCCGCGAAGGCGCCGCCGTCGCGGTCACGGACATCGACGCGCAGGCGGCGCGGCGTACCGCTGAGCTGGCCGCCGCCGAGGGCGTGGCGGCCCATCACCTCGCAAGCGATGCCGCCGACCCGGCATCCGGCGCCGAGGCGACCGCCTGGGCCGAGCAGCAGCTCGGCGGGCTGGACGCGCTCGTGCTCAACGTGGGCATCGGTGCCGGCAGACGCATCGACGGGACCACGGCGCAGGAGTGGGACACCGTCTTCGCGGTCAACGTCCGGGCGCACTTCCTGACGTTGCAGGCTGCTCTCCCGCTGATGGGCGAAGGGTCCTCGACCGTGCTCATCTCCTCGATCGCCGGCTTGCGGCCGGGTAGCGGCATCCCGTCGTACGACGCCTCCAAGGCGGCGCAGATCGGGCTGATGCGTCAGGCGGCGCGCGAGGCGGCCCGTACCGGCGGTCGGGTCAACGTGGTGGCGCCGGGCCTGATCGACACCCCGCTCGGCCGGCTGGCCACGTTGGGGCGTCCCAACCGCGCGAGCACCCGGGTGCCGCTCGGCCGGCAAGGCACGCCGTGGGAGGTCGCCGCGACCGTGGTGTTCCTGCTCAGCGACGCCGCCAGCTACATCACCGGCCAGACGATCGCCGTCGACGGCGGTCTGACGACGATCGGCTGA
- a CDS encoding TlpA disulfide reductase family protein produces the protein MTVLIDDTGTPHRLSGDDWLVDVAELAAASGWKLEPSGLCRGSACVPLRESGLVADGGRVDLRAWADALSYATARDDEHGVLAVASPPDLARVAAVGDEAPDLELPDVDGGLHRLSDAAGRKRVLLTWASWCGCRHELASWQALYTELAPLGLSIFSVALDNSPEDARPWIEAACPTYPVVVDAAHLSAERYGITNVPSTVWVDEAGRIVKPATISPGDDQFRDFTQIDAAAHHEALRAWVRDGVLPAADAAPQRGPEEQVALAERRLGAWLHAAGKTDAALAHFRRAVELAPWDWTVRRGSLAIRGEDPFLGEEFVSFWQEWDEAGRPGYVATPAPDEPSARR, from the coding sequence ATGACAGTGCTGATCGACGACACCGGCACCCCTCACCGGCTCTCCGGCGACGACTGGCTGGTCGACGTCGCCGAGCTCGCCGCCGCCAGCGGCTGGAAGCTCGAGCCGTCGGGCCTGTGCCGCGGCTCGGCATGCGTCCCGCTGCGCGAGTCCGGGCTCGTCGCCGACGGCGGGCGGGTCGACCTGCGGGCATGGGCGGACGCGCTGAGCTATGCGACCGCGCGCGACGACGAGCACGGCGTGCTCGCGGTCGCCTCGCCCCCTGACCTGGCCCGGGTGGCGGCGGTCGGGGACGAAGCCCCCGACCTCGAGCTGCCCGACGTCGACGGCGGTCTGCACCGGCTCTCCGACGCGGCCGGCCGCAAGCGGGTGCTCCTCACCTGGGCGTCCTGGTGCGGCTGCCGCCACGAGCTCGCCAGCTGGCAGGCGCTCTACACCGAGCTCGCGCCGCTGGGACTGTCGATCTTCTCGGTCGCGCTCGACAACTCACCCGAGGACGCGCGTCCGTGGATCGAGGCCGCCTGCCCGACGTACCCGGTCGTCGTCGACGCCGCGCACCTGAGCGCCGAGCGCTACGGGATCACCAACGTGCCGAGCACGGTGTGGGTCGACGAGGCCGGCCGGATCGTGAAGCCGGCGACCATCTCGCCCGGTGACGACCAGTTCCGGGACTTCACGCAGATCGACGCCGCTGCGCATCACGAGGCCCTTCGAGCGTGGGTGCGCGACGGCGTGCTCCCGGCTGCGGACGCCGCGCCGCAGCGCGGCCCCGAGGAGCAGGTCGCCTTGGCCGAGCGCCGGCTCGGCGCCTGGCTGCACGCGGCCGGGAAAACCGACGCGGCGCTCGCTCACTTCCGCCGGGCCGTCGAGCTCGCGCCCTGGGACTGGACGGTACGACGGGGCAGCCTCGCGATCCGCGGCGAGGACCCGTTCCTCGGCGAGGAGTTCGTGTCCTTCTGGCAGGAGTGGGACGAGGCGGGCCGGCCCGGCTACGTCGCGACGCCGGCGCCGGACGAGCCGAGCGCCCGGCGCTAG
- a CDS encoding nitroreductase/quinone reductase family protein, with translation MPAKDLVYRYGTRLHTALFSATGGRLFHRGRGMPMVKLTTTGRTSGLPRTIMATTPLQLGETVILIASFGGDDREPQWCRNIRANGTVELTVEGRTRTMHARVADPQERAELWPKVVAAHAFYGEYQNKTTREIPVVIFEPSG, from the coding sequence GTGCCCGCCAAAGACCTGGTCTACCGCTACGGGACCCGACTGCACACCGCCCTGTTCAGCGCGACCGGCGGGCGGCTGTTCCACCGCGGCCGCGGGATGCCGATGGTGAAGCTGACGACGACCGGCCGGACCAGCGGACTGCCGCGCACCATCATGGCCACGACGCCGCTCCAGCTCGGCGAGACGGTGATCCTGATCGCGTCGTTCGGTGGCGACGACCGGGAGCCGCAGTGGTGCCGGAACATCCGCGCGAACGGCACCGTCGAGCTCACCGTCGAGGGCCGCACCCGCACCATGCACGCCCGGGTGGCCGACCCGCAGGAACGCGCGGAGCTGTGGCCGAAGGTGGTCGCCGCCCACGCCTTCTACGGCGAGTACCAGAACAAGACCACCCGCGAGATCCCCGTGGTGATCTTCGAACCGAGCGGCTAG
- a CDS encoding cytochrome P450 has protein sequence MTQAAVSFQPFEPGFTTDPYPTYAALREGAPVEEHEFGFWALWRHRDVSELLRSKMSVEDRNVTTFSPMRGRYEEIYREAERSRRGGGMSMLDRDPPDHTRLRRLVSKAFTPRTVDALTPMVERLVAEALDRIEDEGTVNLIDALAFPLPFAVISAMLGMPENDVTRLRELSATIVRSLEPVPDEDTVRAIIAAEIEMSERTAAAIAWKRDHPADDLLTGLIDVHDGEDALSDDELVSQVVLLYVAGHETTVNLIGNGTRALLDRPDQAELLRADPGLDDNAVEELLRYDSPVQLSRRITTEDYPTSGHVIPAGRVVLASLASANRDKTVFGADADRLRVDRVNAKHHLSFGGGVHHCLGSSLARLEGRVAIGGLFRRFPRLSLAGEPVHNGRINLRGLTALPVAIR, from the coding sequence ATGACGCAGGCGGCGGTGTCCTTCCAGCCGTTCGAGCCCGGGTTCACCACCGATCCGTACCCGACGTACGCCGCGCTGCGCGAGGGCGCGCCGGTCGAGGAGCACGAGTTCGGCTTCTGGGCGTTGTGGCGCCACCGCGACGTCAGCGAGCTGCTCCGGTCGAAGATGTCGGTGGAGGACCGCAACGTCACGACCTTCAGCCCGATGCGCGGCCGGTACGAGGAGATCTATCGCGAGGCCGAGCGGTCGCGGCGCGGCGGCGGGATGTCGATGCTCGACCGCGACCCGCCCGACCACACCCGGTTGCGCCGGCTGGTCTCGAAGGCCTTCACGCCGCGAACCGTCGACGCGCTCACGCCGATGGTCGAACGGCTGGTCGCCGAGGCGCTCGACCGGATCGAGGACGAGGGCACCGTCAACCTGATTGACGCGCTGGCGTTCCCGCTGCCGTTCGCGGTGATCTCCGCGATGCTCGGCATGCCGGAGAACGACGTCACCCGTCTGCGCGAGCTGTCCGCGACGATCGTCCGGTCGCTCGAGCCCGTCCCCGACGAGGACACCGTGCGGGCGATCATCGCCGCTGAGATCGAGATGTCCGAGCGGACGGCGGCCGCCATTGCATGGAAGCGCGACCATCCGGCCGATGACCTGCTGACCGGGCTGATCGACGTGCATGACGGCGAGGACGCGCTCAGTGACGACGAGCTGGTCTCACAGGTCGTCCTGCTCTACGTCGCCGGCCACGAGACCACGGTCAACCTGATCGGCAACGGCACGCGCGCGCTGCTCGACCGTCCGGACCAGGCCGAGCTGCTGCGGGCCGACCCTGGGCTCGACGACAACGCCGTCGAGGAGCTGCTCCGCTACGACAGCCCGGTCCAGCTCTCGCGACGGATCACGACCGAGGACTATCCGACCAGCGGACACGTGATTCCCGCCGGCCGGGTCGTTCTTGCCAGCCTGGCCTCCGCCAACCGCGACAAGACGGTGTTCGGCGCCGATGCCGACCGGTTGCGGGTGGACCGGGTGAACGCGAAGCATCACCTGTCCTTCGGCGGCGGCGTCCACCACTGCCTGGGATCGTCCCTGGCGCGCCTGGAAGGGCGGGTTGCGATCGGCGGGCTGTTCCGCCGCTTTCCCCGGCTGTCGCTTGCCGGAGAGCCGGTCCACAACGGCCGCATCAACCTGCGGGGGCTGACGGCCCTTCCGGTGGCGATCCGATGA
- a CDS encoding YqgE/AlgH family protein: protein MTVTSLAGKLLVASPTLRAPEFFRSVIALLEHNDDGALGLIINRPGDASLLDVVPPVADIASAPAVVFSGGPVQPEIAIALGVTDGSSSAGWRPIVGPLVTVDLDFDPAMLAASLRELRVFAGYAGWSGGQLEAEIADGAWYVVERLPEDTFALSPDRLWAQVLRRQPWPLSVVSTYPVDPSMN, encoded by the coding sequence ATGACGGTGACCAGCCTCGCCGGCAAGCTTCTGGTCGCCAGCCCCACGCTTCGGGCACCGGAGTTCTTCCGGAGTGTCATCGCATTGCTCGAGCACAACGACGACGGCGCGCTTGGGTTGATCATCAACCGGCCCGGCGACGCATCGCTGCTCGACGTCGTACCTCCGGTCGCCGACATCGCCAGCGCGCCCGCCGTCGTGTTCAGCGGGGGGCCGGTGCAGCCGGAGATCGCCATCGCGCTCGGCGTCACCGACGGGTCGTCGAGCGCGGGCTGGCGCCCCATCGTCGGGCCACTGGTCACCGTCGACCTCGACTTCGACCCCGCGATGCTCGCCGCGTCGCTGCGCGAGCTGCGTGTGTTCGCCGGTTACGCCGGGTGGTCGGGCGGGCAGTTGGAAGCAGAGATCGCCGACGGTGCGTGGTACGTCGTCGAGCGGTTGCCGGAGGACACCTTCGCCCTGTCTCCCGACCGGTTGTGGGCGCAGGTGCTGCGACGGCAGCCGTGGCCGCTGTCGGTGGTCTCGACCTATCCCGTCGACCCGTCGATGAACTGA